A genomic segment from Corylus avellana chromosome ca5, CavTom2PMs-1.0 encodes:
- the LOC132181931 gene encoding uncharacterized protein LOC132181931 has product MAARGRRAQANQPLAAPERDPRDIEMDNLRRQVQQLQEHLQHFEASEHDASHHDSENEVSSDDGEGVNPFHQARSHTSSDSTPPHPRNLRLHGVQRHYDVKVDIPEFEGRMQPDEFIDWLNTIERIFDYKDVPEHHKVKLVAIKLRKHASIWWEHLKKQRERERKSRIVTWAKMKKALKKKYLPDHYRQDAFLKFHNFRQNELSVEEYTAEFDHSMMRCDIVEPEEQMVARYLGGLRSEISNVVQLQPYWTYNDVCKLALKVERQLKEGRRSTYRPFNQGGITNRGNSSTAKTTPYPKSEAKQPAKSDAHAGSNRSNNSNSSRKCFKCHGFGHIASDCPNRKIISLVEEDLEDDGDEPVDEDSEEDLTYADQGESLVIRRILKSTYAEEDWLRNNIFHTKCTSSGKVCNVIIDGGSCENVVSTTMVGKLNLKTEPHSHPYKLQWLKKGNDIQVTKKCLVQFSIGKNYKDEVLCDVVPMDACHILLGRPRQFDRRTFHDGFKNTYAFEKDGAKITLAPLRMLTTPKPSKGEGNNLLSICEVERVLTECGEGYALVVVEKKDPIEIPLILQPVLEKFPDVIPEELPPGLPPMRDIQHRIDLVPGSVLPNKAAYRMNPREHEELQKQVDELITKGLVRESMSPCAVPALLVPKKDGSWRMCIDSRAVNKITIRYRFPIPRLDDLLDQLHGATIFSNLDLRSGYHQIRMSDGDEWKTAFKTRDGLYEWMVMPFGLSNAPSTFMRLMNHVFKPFMGKFVVVYFDDILVYSKSSEQHLEHLQQVFQTLREQKLYVNLKKCHFFTNSLVFLGYVVSKEGIMMDPSKIEAITSWPIPKSLHDIRSFHGLSSFYRRFIKGFSTIIAPITECLKGGTFKWTEEAQKSFELLKQKVTEAPILMLPDFSKVFEVDCDASNLGIGGVLSQEGKPIAFFSEKLNDSRKKYSTYDKELYTLVRVLEHWSHYLLSKEFILHSNHEALKYLSSQ; this is encoded by the coding sequence ATGGCTGCTCGTGGTCGTCGTGCTCAGGCTAACCAACCCCTTGCAGCTCCAGAAAGAGACCCGCGAGATATTGAGATGGACAACTTGAGAAGACAAGTCCAGCAGCTCCAAGAACATTTACAACATTTTGAAGCCTCTGAACATGATGCCTCTCATCATGACTCGGAGAATGAAGTTTCCAGCGACGATGGAGAGGGTGTTAATCCTTTTCACCAAGCTCGTAGTCACACCTCAAGTGACAGCACTCCACCTCATCCTCGAAACCTAAGACTTCATGGTGTCCAACGCCATTACGATGTCAAGGTGGATATTCCAGAATTTGAAGGAAGAATGCAGCCTGATGAATTCATTGATTGGCTTAATACCATTGAGCGAATCTTTGATTACAAAGATGTTCCAGAACACCACAAGGTGAAGCTTGTTGCCATCAAGTTGAGAAAGCATGCTTCTATTTGGTGGGAGCACCTTAAGAAACAACGGGAACGTGAAAGGAAAAGCCGCATTGTGACGTGGGCTAAGATGAAGAAGGCTCTCAAGAAGAAGTATTTGCCAGATCATTATCGACAAGATGCTTTTCTTAAGTTCCACAACTTTCGGCAGAACGAACTTTCTGTGGAGGAGTACACAGCGGAATTTGATCATTCTATGATGCGCTGTGATATTGTAGAACCGGAGGAGCAAATGGTAGCCCGTTACCTTGGAGGTTTACGTTCCGAAATCAGTAATGTTGTTCAGTTACAGCCTTATTGGACTTACAATGATGTTTGTAAGCTAGCACTCAAGGTGGAGAGACAATTGAAGGAAGGGCGCAGGAGTACCTATCGACCTTTCAATCAAGGAGGAATCACCAACCGGGGGAATAGTTCTACTGCCAAGACCACTCCATATCCCAAGAGTGAAGCCAAACAACCAGCCAAGAGTGATGCTCATGCAGGTTCAAATCGCTCCAATAATTCTAACTCAAGTAGAAAATGCTTTAAATGTCATGGCTTTGGACATATTGCTTCTGATTGTCCAAATCGCAAGATAATCTCACTTGTTGAGGAAGACTTGGAAGATGATGGGGATGAACCAGTTGATGAAGATTCTGAGGAAGACTTGACATATGCAGATCAAGGAGAGTCTCTTGTAATTCGCAGGATCTTGAAATCCACCTACGCAGAAGAAGATTGGCTTCGGAACAACATTTTCCACACCAAGTGCACCTCTAGTGGCAAGGTGTGCAATGTCATCATTGATGGGGGAAGTTGTGAGAATGTGGTGTCTACAACCATGGTGGGGAAGCTCAACCTGAAAACAGAACCTCATTCCCATCCTTACAAGCTTCAATGGCTTAAAAAGGGCAATGATATCCAGGTAACAAAGAAATGCTTAGTTCAATTCTCTATTGGGAAGAATTACAAAGATGAAGTTTTGTGCGATGTTGTTCCTATGGATGCATGTCATATATTGCTTGGTAGACCACGGCAGTTTGATAGAAGAACTTTTCATGATGGTTTCAAAAACACTTATGCTTTTGAAAAAGATGGGGCCAAAATTACCTTAGCTCCGTTAAGAATGTTGACTACACCTAAACCTTCTAAAGGGGAGGGTAATAACCTACTTTCTATATGTGAAGTTGAGAGAGTTTTAACAGAATGTGGGGAAGGGTATGCTCTAGTGGTAGTTGAAAAGAAAGACCCAATTGAAATTCCTCTTATCTTACAACCAGTTCTTGAGAAATTTCCTGATGTTATTCCGGAAGAGCTTCCACCGGGTCTTCCACCCATGAGAGACATACAGCACCGCATTGACCTCGTTCCAGGTTCTGTTCTACCTAACAAGGCAGCCTATCGAATGAATCCAAGAGAGCATGAAGAGTTGCAGAAACAAGTTGATGAATTGATCACCAAAGGCCTTGTGAGAGAAAGCATGAGTCCTTGTGCTGTTCCAGCACTTCTAGTACCAAAGAAGGATGGTTCTTGGCGTATGTGCATCGACAGTAGGGCTGTGAACAAGATCACCATCAGGTATCGCTTTCCCATTCCGCGGCTAGATGATCTCCTTGATCAGCTTCATGGAGCCACAATCTTCTCCAACTTGGATCTTCGTAGCGGATACCACCAAATTCGCATGAGCGATGGTGATGAATGGAAGACAGCTTTTAAAACTAGAGATGGTCTTTATGAATGGATGGTCATGCCATTCGGACTCTCTAATGCTCCCAGTACATTTATGCGTCTCATGAATCATGTTTTTAAACCATTTATGggaaaatttgttgttgtttactTTGATGATATCTTAGTTTACAGCAAATCTTCAGAACAGCATTTGGAGCACCTTCAACAAGTCTTTCAAACTCTACGAGAGCAGAAGTTGTATGTGAACTTGAAGAAGTGTCATTTCTTCACAAATAGCCTAGTATTCTTAGGCTATGTTGTTTCTAAGGAAGGAATCATGATGGATCCCAGCAAAATTGAGGCTATCACTAGCTGGCCTATTCCCAAGTCCCTTCATGACATCAGAAGCTTTCATGGACTTTCATCATTCTACCGGCGTTTCATCAAAGGCTTCAGCACCATTATTGCTCCCATCACAGAATGCCTTAAGGGAGGAACATTTAAGTGGACGGAAGAAGCCCAAAAGAGCTTTGAACTTCTCAAGCAGAAAGTAACAGAGGCACCAATCCTTATGCTTCCAGATTTCTCCAAAGTGTTTGAAGTCGATTGCGATGCTTCTAATCTGGGAATTGGTGGTGTTCTCAGCCAAGAAGGCAAGCCAATTGCCTTTTTCAGTGAAAAGCTCAATGACTCCCGAAAGAAGTATTCCACCTATGACAAAGAATTATATACACTTGTTCGTGTCTTGGAGCATTGGAGTCATTATCTACTCTCCAAAGAATTTATACTTCATTCTAACCATGAAGCTTTGAAGTACTTGAGCAGCCAGTAG